The window TAGAGAGATCAAACTCCGTCTCACCCACAACTTTCACGTTTATATCCGCGGTGTCCTCTCCAGCCAGGTTTCGAACCACGACCGAGTAGATTCCCTCGTCCTGCCGCTCGGCCCCCTCGATGGTGAAGATGCAGTGACCTTTGGTGGACTCTACGTGGACCCTTCCGTCTCCCTCCGTTACGACCTGCAAGGTAAACAACTTGATGAAGTGAGCGCACACTTGATCGGTGGAatctctccagtttcctcccagtGATACACAGTATTTTATTGTGGGTCCTGTggtggactggtgacctgtccagaaGCTCTCCCCAGGTGACCAAGTCTCTCCGCGGCTGCTTTTTTGCACCCATCGTGCTATAGCATggtaaatatgtgtgtgtgaaagccaAACGATGTAAAGAAGTGCGTGCACGTTCACCCTGGACATGCACACTTACTTCACTGTCTGTCAGGGTCCAAGAAGATGCCAGTCTTTGGTTCCTCTCTCCGTCCTGTTTAACGGAATTAGCCTACATTTAAGCAGATCAAAGCGATTAAGGCTGAGGAGAACAAAGCCATCTGGTGACCTCTATTCGTCCTCAAGGACAGCAGCCGTGCAGGCAGCAGCCAAATAAACTGGGAGCTGGATTTATTCAGAGTAATATTAGGAGCGAGGACGGCGTTAGTGTAGAGACTTTAGACCTTACTGACTGTTTGGCATTCACCAGGTGACCTGTGCCAGACTGAGATCGTTcatcttttccctccttttacCTTCTCTCCTTTGGTCCAGACCACTGTGGGAGCAGGGTCTCCGGTGATGGGGACATCCAGGCGCAGTTTGTTGCCAGCTACCACCACTATAGTGGACTCTGCAGTGCGACCCATGCAGTCCAGGTGGATCTTAGGGGGGTCTAAGAAAGCCAGATGTCCGTGTTGAGGATGTGAACAGATCTCCTTGGCCTGGTGGCATTTTGAAGGGTTGGGGGGAGTTTTTCCTACCTTGGCGTGGCACATAATCAATCTTCACCTCTATTAGAACAAGTTTTTAGAAAAAATCAGCGTCAGGAGTTGGAGAGGAATTCTGCAAATTCTGCTTTTATTACCCAAGAAATTGAGTTTAGCTGAAAGGCTGTAAGCGTATCCGTCTGGAACAAAAGTATAGTCTCCCTCGTCTCCTGGTTTGACATCGTCGATGGTCAGTTTGTGGATCCTAGGAAGTAAAAATGTTCCGTCCATTACGTTAGCATGCAGCGTTTCTAGCACCTGTGAGCCTCCGCTCACCTGCCAATGTGAGTGATGTTTATCCGAGCGTCAGGTTTGACCTCTGCACCATTCTTGTACCAGGTTCCCCTGACGTTCTCGTCTGACACCTCGCATTTAAAGAGCGCCTGATCCTTCGCTTTCACCGTGAGGTCGGCGATGCTCTGGTAGATCTCCAGCTCTTTTTCTACAGTCAAGAACAACAGAGGctcagagaagagaggaaattTCCTGGTCTTTAACGTAAATGCTCGAGAGGACGGAGCAACGTGATACAAATCTTATATTGGAGGCTAATATAGTGACGGCATATTTGAGCGTGAGACTTTCCATTATCTGGCAGGAGCCAGCTGTATCTAAGCAACAGACACAATGGGAATATCTAATTGGGTTTCGGgtagaaaataaacagatgACGACCAGATGCTGCAGGTAATCTTACAGAAATAATGCATTTGGGAAGTTAATCAAAACATCCCTAAGAAACTGTTATCGGAGCTCATTCGGCACATGTAGAGGCTAAAGGGAGCGTTTCATACACATGAAAGGTTGTCCTGATTAGACCAGCTGACTCGTGAGTGATGGTCCAGTGTTGCAGCAGCCTTGGATGAAGGGGGCagtgaggtcacatgaccgctGTCCCGGAGATGAGAAATGTGCGACCGGAGCATCGGTTCAACACCAGGGACTCACCCTGCACCAAGAGCTCAGCCATAGACTCCCCTCCATTGGTCTTAACCTTGTAGTGCCCGCAGTCCTCCTTCGTGGCCTCGTTGATGATCAGGAAGTGTTTGCAGCCGTCTTTCTTGAAGCGATACTTGAAAGACTCATCTCTGGTTAACTCCACGCCATCTTTCTCCCTGTGTAACATTTAATATGGCAGGAACAGAATCATGTCCAGTGGGGTGTAAAACTAACTAACAAATAACTACAACACTTTTACACTTCTGAGCTCACAGCTCTACTCAATTGCCTCATAAGACtcaaagataaataaaatagatGGTTTAGTTTGGCACAATATCTCTCCATAAAGGTGCACCACAGGGCTCAGTATTGTCTCCACTTTAACTTCTTATTTAGATAAACAAGAGCCAAATTGTGTTAAATGCTTTATTCCACGTTTATGTTGATGATCGTGTTGTCTACTGCTGGCTAGAGCTGTATAAAATGCAGCATATATGTTTACACTTGCctgatataaataaataaaaacgacTGATTTAAATTACTTTGAGTATAACCTGCAGTGAGGAATTCCTGAGGTTCAGCACCTGAAGTTTTTAAAGGTTAATGTGATAGATTTATCACCGTTTCTCTGCATCTTTGTGTGACTTTTAGACCACGGTGGCACATCTCACCTTTTCTAACATAAATGATTTGGAGTTTCACATTTAATCATCAACCTTTGCCCAACTTATTGATCTTTGACCTTTGGTCTGATGAATCACAGAGGACTTGGAAGAATGCTGATGTGACCTTTTTGTCCACAACTCAAACTCCAAAACCACTTGCTTGGTCATTCCAGGGCGCTGATTACAATAAAAGGAtgattgttctttattttttgctttgcGTGTGTGATGCTGAACTTTTAAATGTTCACCTATTGGAGTTGAGGCTAAATCCCAGTTTTACCCTTTAGCCCTTGGTTTTGCGTAATAAGTTGGTCCTAATTGTCTGCCAGGTTAAGCGCTGGTTGAAACAAAGACAACCTAAGACCTGACTTGAAATGAAGGGGTAgagatgattttaaaaaaagtaaaatgcaagtgtaaatgtaaataagcACAATTACTGATTTTTATGGTAACAACACTCATATTAGCCATGTTTTGAATTGTTGGTTGTATTTTAAAATTGTTCGCCATAATGAGTGAATGCATCTACAGATTCTCATAGCTCAGCCGATGGCAAATTCACCCCAATTAGGACCAGAACCATGGAAACTACTAAACTACTAAACTAACTAACTGTTGACGACGGCATGATGAATGTTGCGACTTCTACTGAAGCAGCAGCTTGTAGTGGTAGCTAGCGACGTTTGATGAGGTATTGGTAGTCGTGTCCTGATTCATAGAGGAATGTTTTCACCCCCTCAGTCCAGTTTTGGTGGGGGTAGATGAAGAAGAAGGGGCAAAAAGGAGAATTGGAATGTAGCTTAAACATGCCTGAACTAAGAACGCAGAGGAAAATCTGACCATTTGACGTTGGCTCCTTCCTCCGAGACCTCACACTCCAGCTCCACGCGGTCGCCCTTCATCACCATCTGATCCTCCAGGCTCTTCACGATCACAACTGGAGGCTCTGCAGAAGAACCAGATGGGGGCGCAACATTCAAGGCTGACCTTTACTTTTCCTGGTGTTTAAGGTAAAGGAGCTTATATACCCTTCACAAAGAGCTCCGTGgtgctcttctcctctcccaccACACAACAATACGCAGCATCATCTGCCAAAGAGCAGTTGTTGATGGTGAGGTAGCGCATGTTGCCAACGCTCTCAAAGATGTACCTGGACAAGAAGATGCAAATATAACTTTATGTGCAGtttcaattgttttttttatagtttgATCTTAAACACTTACTTGCTTAAATTATTTTCCATAAacgatgagaggagagaggggaaaaaaggagcaaaatcAGCACTTTTGTTCGATGTTCCTGGAATAGAATTATTGAATCGTCACCTTCCGGTGGGATGGAATTCTTGGCCGTTCTTCAGCCACTTCACATCAGCGTCTGGATTTGCCACCTCAATGGCCAGCTTGATTTTATGGCCTTTTGTCACTTGATAGGCTGGATCCAGCTTCCGCAGGAAGGCTAAACGCACAGCGTTCGGTTGCATTTACATCGGTGTGAAACGTCTGTGCGACTCTAAGGAGCAGCTGCACAAACCTgcactcttcttctcctccttcttcatcttcttcagtcTCTTTAGCATGCCTCTCAGGTCCGTGATGCCGTGCTGAAAGGCAATCTTCTCGTATTCGGAGGACGGAGCCTTACTGAGAATGTCCCACACGTCCACTTCAGgctctgtgtgcacgtgcacggctcTGACACGTTGAACAACCAGACGGACCCACACATGGATTAATCAACTTCTCACAGTGATTAAAATCAGAGAATAAAAGGAATGTTTAACCATACAAAGAGAAGAATAACcacttttgtcacatttttagcATGAATATAAGCAACACAAACTAGTGacgtctcctgtgtctcctgtgtcctgtgtccctGTTACACGCATTTACCACACATGTCCACTAGAGGCGCAGCAAGCGTCCTTAATGGTGCCGCTCACATGAACCTGCAGAGCTCAAACGTCCTGAACCTGCAGCTCAGGACTTCTGACTTTTCTCCGCTAATCTGTAAATtgcattgtgtttttttttcttttcttgttgaATCGAATCTGCCATATGTTTTATAATGAACACAGTAATTTACAgtaacaatgatgatgatattacatttttttgaactcggctgcttttttttatcctttaagAAATTATTTAAACATCAGTAAATTACAGGATATGTgcattggatggatggatggatggatggatggatggatggatggatggatggattacaATGTAAACAAACACTGATAAAAATCTCTCCTGACATCCAGAAGAACAGTTCTGCAGTTTCTTACCGGCTGGAGGATTTTAAGAAACTGCTGCTCATTCGGGAGAAGCCAAGAAtcaaatgcagcaaaaacaaagcagaggagTTAAAACGCAGCATTTTAACAGCAAAACAAATGAACCAACGACACATTAGAGCTCAGCCATTTTAATGATTGCACAAGTGATTAATGATTAGAGAAGAACTGCAAGAAGACGTCAGAACATACCTCACACTAGTTAATAAATTGTTATATGGTATTAATTACTCTTTCACAAATTAATTTCAGACTCAACAATGTTGTCATGATGAGTTGTTATTTgtgcttttccccccttttatttCTATAAATGAGTGATGCTGTGAGACTCCGTGTTGCAGGCAGCCTGTTGGcacttttgaaagaaaaaaaaatgttcccggcttcttttttttctgcttttacttAAAACAtcagattgtttgttttagtttgGTTGCTCTTAATCTACTAAAATGACTGACTTGTCGGAGCAGGAGAGTGAATTCTTTCCTAACCACAGGACACATTTTCATCTCCATGAGTGAGTTAATTATCAGTCGTAAATTATATCGGGCGATTGAATTTGTAAATACGCAGCTTACTCTCTGAGGACGCACGACGGCCCGAAACAGAAAgtaaagaagaaatgaaaaacagacaATGACCGTTATCCAGAAATGTCACATTTAGCCTCCATTTACCTCTTTTTGAGTAAAGTACTGAAGTCCAACTCCCCCGAGTCTTCTTTTCCGTCCGTGCTACTGCAGAAAAATCAGCCaccagcagcaaaaacatcaaTACTCAATCACCATCTTCTGGCACTGTTGCTTTTATAGTCAGAAATATTTCTGTAGTGAGTTTTAATTATAGTAGTGCTGTTGGCAAGTGCTTAAAGGTTGCCAAGCAACATAATACACAACATAAAATGCAACCAAACAAACAGTATTTAAACGGAATGAGTGACTTTTATCCTTTAGGgctgaagaaaaatgaaggcaaGAATCAGCTGCTGGTTTGCTATTGACCAGTGTTGCTGTGCACAAAGGAGCAGTTTGATTCTCTcggtttttattttgttgttgcgTTAAACAAAGTTATTTTCTTCAACACTGTTCTATCGAGCTCAGCCCCATCAGTCATCTTTAGCAAACTGTTCCTTTAAATCCAGCAGCAACAATCAATGAAACAAGACCAGAACAAACCACCGGAGGCTACAGAGAAGCTGCCGGTGCTCGACTCTAATCGGTGCGGTGGACAGTGATGAGGAGGGCTCCGACTTGACTGGATCTTATCTCCTGCCTCTCATCTGAGGTGGGGTTCAGGCGCTGAGTGGAAAACTCACTCTGTCGGGTTTGTGCAgctgattctgctgagtcatgacTGACACCAGGggaggagaacagagagagCCGGTGGCCCACTTAGAGGTTATCGGGCTACATGCAGGATGGCTAATCTGGGCCCTCTTTCAGCTCTTGGTGTCGGTCTCAGTCCAGCAGATCAGAGGTGATTCGTGACTCAGGTTCTGTTTAAGACGGAGTCAGAGAGGAACCAGGATGTCTCGGTCCTggttctctctccctcacagtCCTCTGAGTTTGAATTCAAGCCTCGGGTGCTTCAGCAAACCCCTTCACTACCTCGTTTCCGGGCCGATCGTCTTCTTAACGGCTTCATTCCTGACAGATCACCACAAACACGATCATTTTCCTTATAGGCTCGATCGCTTAATGGATATTCAACCTTCACATTCACATTCTGGCGTCCCAGTTTGTGAACTCGCCAGTGACCATCGCTCTGAATGTTTCCGAACTTACGTGCGCCTGAACGCAGCTCTTATGTCCAGCCCTTCCTCGACGCAAACATCTGAAACAGAGCGAAACCTCAGAAACACGCTAAAGCCGCGAGGCTGAGACCGCCGCCGCCAGACGCGCTCTCACCGTGAACGGCCAGGGTGAAGTTACAGCTGTCGAACTGGTCCTTGGAAGAGACCTCACACCTGTAGGCGCCGGCAAAGTTAGCCTTGGCTGACAGGATCTGCATCTCAAACGTGTGGACCTGCAGGAGACGCGGCCGCTGAGGTCAGCACCAACAATGTggagaaacacaacagcagcaggagcctcaACTGTGCTTTggggggtcaaagttcagaggTTTCGCTGTCGTCCACCTTGCTGTTGCGGTCGTAcgactccttcagctgcaggtgttttccGGACTTGCTGGCGAGATCCATCCACTTCCCTTTGAACCATTTGACGGAGGGCTTCTTCAGCAGCGACTCCGCGTTCACTCTGGCCACAAACGTGATGTTCTGACCTGCTCAGATGAACAgtttgtgattgtgtttgtAAGAATAAATCAAGAATTCCTGCATCATCtcctttttttatcatttctatCCATTTCCAGAATGATGTCGCCACTGACCTACGGTGACCTCCCCACTCTGAGGCTTCTCTGTGAAGAGTCCAGTCAGGTCCTGCCTGGTGTCTGGAGCGTGTCCGTCTGCCAGGACAGGAAACAGCAAGGATCGTTTCAGTGTGTAAAGCGAACCAAACTCTTCAGAACTTCGCTGCTAACTTCTGCTTCtcacaagctgcggagcataaATCTTTGGGCTGTTTTCAGATGATCTATTATGATCCCTGCTTTGATTTGGTCACAGGGATTCATCACAAcaagtaaatatttaatatttaaattggATATGAATGAGCAACTGGCTGACCTTCAGCTGGAGGACCATCTGGGCCTGGGGCTGTGCTCTGGTCcagtgtagctgctgctgcaggagcctgCTCTGGTTGTACTCTGGGCTCTTTAGGTCCATCAACAGGGGCCTCAGCAGGTGCTTCTATGGTACCAGTATGAGCAGAATGACAGATTGATGTATTTGGTCAAAGTTTTGAGGCTTTTTAATGATGAATGTCCTGGAGTTGGACATGACGGACGGCGGCTGAAGCACTGAGGACTGACCCCGGGTCAACGTTCCTCCGAAAGTATTTCAAGTGTCTTATCGTCTTCGAAGTCGTGGCGGATTTTCCGTGTGCTATCAGCTGCCTCGCATGCATACTCAGAGCACGAGTCAAGTGGTGGTTACTCATGAGGAAATAATGCACTGGCGTGGGAGGGGGTCAAGGTCAGCGTGCAGACAGAGCGAACGCGCCTCTGATATGAGCCACAGAAGGTCCTGCATTCATCCTCTAGAAATGTTTCCATCTCGTCAAACTCAAGCAAACCTCACGGATGCAATAATCACACAAAAATCACATGACTCATAAACCACTTTACAATAACAATGGCCTGATTCCAAGTTTACACACGTCTGTTCATTTTTCCTGGACCTTCCTGCAGCCACCTGTGCTCCTGCCGGTTACACCtgccttttaaatgtttaaatccaGACACAAGTGCAGCCCCTGCAGTTGCTATATACTTTGAAAATCACACTTCATGCGCTAACACGCTTAGCTGGTTTATGCTAATATTTCAGTATTGCATGTTTGTAAAGAATACTGCTGCTACCTCCAATGGGTGAACTGGTGAGAGGTggtgtagcattagcattagctttacaCATTGATAGAGTAACCATTACGttaaagctaagctaacattcTAGAACAGCTAGCATTTCTCTGTCATGCTTGTGTCACCAGGCAGAATGGCTGTGGTACCTTCAAAAGCATGCAGCCAGAGTGGAAAGCCTCtttttgtgttgttatttgaACCGTGTGATGCTAAATGCGGCGTGCAGGTGAGCCAGCGGAGACCttaaacacacagctgcagcatcaaagTTTCCCACCTGGCTTTGATACAACCTTCAGCTCAAACTTGACCTTCGACCCGCCAGAAATCACTGCATAGATGTTGGCGTCTTCGTGTGTGACAGCTTTGATGGAGAGCGAATGCTTGTTTCCATCAGCCGTGATGGCGTATTTGTCCCCGCTGACGATGTCCTTCGCGTTGCACTGCCATTTCACTTTGGCGTCGggcttctctgtctctgcttcAAAGACCACAGACGACCCCACGGCTGCTTCCTGGGTCTTCGGTTTCTTGGTAAATGCTGAAACTACAGATTGAGGCTGTGCTTAAAAACCACACGCTGTTCATTGAGTAACCTTCCTGATGGGTGAACGTGACGATTACACAAACAATCCCCGGAGTTTTTGGGTTTTATAGAAGGAAACAACAGACTTGAGATATATTTGTGTGGTTCTAGTAGATTGGAAAGTTTACAAAAGATGTGTGACatcaggcagagaaagagatgcAGAGTTCCAGAGGCGTTGGTGTGTTTGCTTGAGTGATAGAGTTGATAATATGGCCTCTGCAGCCTTTTTAAACTATGTTTAAAAGGTTAATTCACTGTCTTAATATGCTGGTAAATTAGGTCTTCAGAGATCAGGACACATCCATTATGTGCTCGTCAAAGCATCACGTGCTCAATTAGATGGAACAACACACTGACATTTGCACAGAGTGTGTTTGAGTTCTCTCACATTTGTTTAATATTCATGTGGATCTGGAGAGTAATGTGGGGGCGCCTTGAGCTGGTGGGCAGATGATGTTTTTGGAGGAAAATCTAGGAGCCACAATCAACAACTGGAACGAGCAATATTTTGAAAAGCTAATAATAGCATATCGATGCCAGAGGCTCTTGTATGAGATGTTTGACTGCGTCTTTCTTGATTCTTAAACGCTTGTCTGTCAAAAAAAGACCTAAATATAGCGCTTGTCCTTGACAGTCCTGCAACTGGCGCATTGCTCTGAAGCACCAGGTGCTTCAACATGGGGACATTTTTACACGTTCAGTCCTGCGTCACAATGAGGAGACGAAAAAAATGTTGGCGATGAATGATTACTTTATATATAGAGTGCATCCAGAGGACCGTATGAAGTGCCTTCAATCATGCAAAGGTTCCCTGGGGGAACATCTCTTCTATGGTCTCTCGTGCTGCTGTCCACCAGTAAAGATGTAACAAACAGGAAACGCAATCGTAACGATAAGTTTAGATCATTTTGAGGATCACTTCTTCTTAACCCAACCTTagaaccaagtcttaaccctcaaaccaCCCCTGAAGTTATGAGGACCACAGAAAAGGTCCTCACTATGCAGCAtgtatgagaacacacacacacacacacacacacacacacacacacacacacacacacacacaccacacacacacacacacacacacacaccagacagcCCTTTGAGTCATCTGTTGTGCTGGAATGCTGTCGAGTGTTTTTAGATCAGCGGTGCAGTTTGTGGATGCATCAGTTGCACGTCAGAAGTTTCCACGTTTGTGTCAAGGCCAAAAAAAATGACCAGAGTAGATTCACAGAGTCCCTGAAAACGTGCGCCAGGAGGCCCGGCACGACCGGAGAATGGGCGTGAGGCTAATGAGCGTTAAGACATCAGACTCTCACGGTTACAGTTGCTGTTATATTCCATTATATTCCAGATAAAAGGGATTCACATCATAGTTTGGTAGAACCTTGTGCTTCAGctccaaaataagaaaaaataaCGCttgtattttaaaatatttaaacaccAAGTAggattattgttttattctttaCATTAAATATATGAGACTGAATATATGTGACCAATATAATACTGGATGTTGTGCAGTTATTTTTATAAATGAAGTGGgttaaaacaatttaaataaacaacattgagacttttttaaagaaaggatTTATaccattttatattttatggTAAGTTTCCATCTTTGATTATAAACTCAGTTTAAATAAAACCGTAATTCATTCATTCTTGCGTCTAAACGTTGTCAGTTAAGAGAGCTGCAAACTCCAGAAGTGTGTTAATAACAAAGATTGTGTTAATTAATAACTCCACTGATGAGGCTCACCTGCTTTTTTCAGGGTCTCTGGCATCCTCAACCTCCTTTGGCTTCCGCTCCTTTTCCCCAAACAGTCCTCCGCGTCAGTCTCAGCCCTTTAATACCCCccaccctcttttttttatttttttatttatcaagTCCTGAACGGCCCCCAGAAACCACGAGGGCCCCTGTGGGTGACGCCCGGTACATCTGACTTCCAGCCATATTCCAACCATCCTTTTCTCCAACACCTCCACTGAGTGACGGCCTTCCTCAGGGACCAGAGAGGATGGAAGGTTAaatttagacacacacacacacacacacacacacacacacacacacacacacacacacacacacacacaccatcgtGCTGTAATCCGATATATGGACTTTTTTAGCTGTCATACCTTTGTCTCTCATATTTTTTGTCATGTATTAGTCTCATAACATTACTAAAGTGTCACGACTGTTgttttattgattattattattatttgaacTGACTTGAAAAGCCTCGCGTTGCCAGTTCAACCTCGACCATTGAGGGGAGCTGTTGGCACGATACTTCCTCCTGTTTTGCATGAACACGCAGCTTGTGtgaacttgtttttcttgtatATTTGTGCTGTTTGTTGCGGTTGTAATAAAACAGAACTCTGTAACACTGATATAAATTGATGCCTGATCATATTTCCATCATAGTTCCATCAGTCCACTGTCAATCCTCTGTTTCCTCGGTTGGTTAGTCCCCTTCTTTAGGTAAATACACTCATAAACCATCTGTTATCCTATGGAAAatttattcatttcaaatacttttttttttttaacccaagaGACATAATGTGATTCATGGATGAGCAGAAATACATTTCATGCGCAAACGTGACGAGAATTAATACAAATATTTACAGTGATTTCAGAAACACCTTAAAATGTTtagaggaggtgatggagcctCATGCTGTCCTCTTTTACAACAGGAGATGGCAGGAAGATCAGTGAGCTTACATTGTCAGAATTTGTTAATGAATTAAGATTATTGAACTGTAGGTGACGTTGTTGCACGATTCTTTTTCTCTCAACAAAAATAGATTCTTAAGTCAAACACTGAACAGCTGGTTGTAGTTGCATCTCTGGCCAGTGGGAACGTCGTAATGCTGCCcttaatggtgatgatgatgctgatgatggtggtgataatgcttttaaaatatatatatctttaCACATAATTAAGTGACAGGTTTACACGACGTTGCCCTTTCATTTTGTAAATCCAGGCAGCTACGACGGCCCTCTAATAACAGTCTTTGTGGAATTTCTTTAGTCTGCTGGTACATGGAATATACTTAGCCCAGTTCGTGGCAGTGAAATCAGGCCCCATACGGGATTTTTCACTGAGTGACATTTACCAAATCAGCGAGGATCAGCCAAGCGGCCCCTCGTCTGCTAACACCTGTCAGGAGGCACACCCCTCCTACACGT is drawn from Takifugu flavidus isolate HTHZ2018 chromosome 2, ASM371156v2, whole genome shotgun sequence and contains these coding sequences:
- the mybpc3 gene encoding myosin-binding protein C, cardiac-type, which encodes MPETLKKAVSAFTKKPKTQEAAVGSSVVFEAETEKPDAKVKWQCNAKDIVSGDKYAITADGNKHSLSIKAVTHEDANIYAVISGGSKVKFELKVVSKPEAPAEAPVDGPKEPRVQPEQAPAAAATLDQSTAPGPDGPPAEDGHAPDTRQDLTGLFTEKPQSGEVTVGQNITFVARVNAESLLKKPSVKWFKGKWMDLASKSGKHLQLKESYDRNSKVHTFEMQILSAKANFAGAYRCEVSSKDQFDSCNFTLAVHDVCVEEGLDIRAAFRRTSTDGKEDSGELDFSTLLKKSSSFLKSSSRAVHVHTEPEVDVWDILSKAPSSEYEKIAFQHGITDLRGMLKRLKKMKKEEKKSAAFLRKLDPAYQVTKGHKIKLAIEVANPDADVKWLKNGQEFHPTGSKYIFESVGNMRYLTINNCSLADDAAYCCVVGEEKSTTELFVKEPPVVIVKSLEDQMVMKGDRVELECEVSEEGANVKWEKDGVELTRDESFKYRFKKDGCKHFLIINEATKEDCGHYKVKTNGGESMAELLVQEKELEIYQSIADLTVKAKDQALFKCEVSDENVRGTWYKNGAEVKPDARINITHIGRIHKLTIDDVKPGDEGDYTFVPDGYAYSLSAKLNFLEVKIDYVPRQDPPKIHLDCMGRTAESTIVVVAGNKLRLDVPITGDPAPTVVWTKGEKVVTEGDGRVHVESTKGHCIFTIEGAERQDEGIYSVVVRNLAGEDTADINVKVVDVPDPPQEVKILSVGEESCVVQWDPPLFDGGQPIIGYVLERKKKQSYRWMRLNFDPYPETTYEAKRMIEGVAYEMRVYAVNSIGMSRHSQASQPFVPVAPTSEPVGLCVDDISDTSIVLKWRPPERMGSVDLEGYGVEYCKEGTEDWLPAVQGLTDRTSLIIRNLTTGDKLQFRVRAYNMAGPSPAATLAQPVTIREIMQRPKILLPRNLRQTLIRRVGDTVNLAIPFQGKPRPKVTWSKNGEPLSSTFASVRNSEGDTILFIRKTEKKHSGKYDLQVQIENVEDTASVTLQVVDLPGPPEVLKIVDVWGFNVALEWKPPKDDGNCEITGYTVQKADKKTMEWFTVYDQYRRTHCVASDLIMGNEYVFRVFANNLVGSSQEPCSTKDSAYIQKTGTVYKPPTHKQHDLSEAPKFTSPLVNRSVIAGYNATLSCSVRGIPKPKVTWYKNKMDISNEAKYRMLSNHGVLTLEIRKPCPFDGGVYTCKAVNSSGEDTVECKLEVRPQIMKEDKKDERKETLAAA